From a single Deltaproteobacteria bacterium genomic region:
- a CDS encoding flavodoxin-dependent (E)-4-hydroxy-3-methylbut-2-enyl-diphosphate synthase, with amino-acid sequence MKLPRNPTRTVRIGTAVIGGNHAIAVQSMCATHTQDVAATVAQVKALAKAGADVIRIAVDSKKDAAALAAIRGATDANLSVDLQENYRLASAVAPHVDKLRYNPGHLHHHERRKTWQDKVKFLAEVATAHDCAMRVGVNCGSVDPAQRGKFPEDDSISPMLASAWEHCDLLDRIGYTRYCVSLKDSDPAKVIEVNQRFAEERPDVPLHLGVTEAGLPPDGIIKTRIAFEQLISRGIGDTIRVSLTVPNARKGEEIVAGREILADIAEGRVRSVVDYGLDSLNIISCPSCSRVENENFVELAQQVKEMTAYAAEHAITIAVMGCRVNGPGETDDADLGLWCGPRFVNLKRGSEPLGAFPYDEILPRLKDELDGMIEERGGALD; translated from the coding sequence ATGAAACTGCCGCGCAATCCCACCCGCACCGTTCGCATCGGCACCGCCGTCATCGGGGGCAATCACGCCATCGCCGTGCAGAGCATGTGCGCCACCCATACCCAGGACGTCGCGGCGACGGTGGCACAGGTCAAGGCCCTGGCGAAGGCTGGAGCCGACGTGATCCGCATCGCCGTGGACAGCAAGAAGGATGCGGCGGCGCTGGCGGCCATACGGGGCGCCACCGATGCCAACCTGTCCGTGGACCTCCAGGAAAACTACCGACTGGCCAGTGCGGTGGCGCCGCACGTCGACAAGCTCCGCTACAACCCCGGCCATCTCCACCACCACGAGCGCCGGAAGACCTGGCAGGACAAGGTCAAGTTCCTGGCGGAGGTGGCCACGGCCCACGACTGCGCCATGCGCGTGGGCGTCAACTGCGGCTCGGTGGACCCCGCGCAGCGGGGGAAGTTTCCCGAGGACGACTCCATCTCGCCCATGCTTGCGAGCGCCTGGGAGCACTGCGATCTGCTGGACCGCATCGGCTACACGCGCTACTGCGTCTCGCTCAAGGACTCGGATCCGGCCAAGGTCATCGAGGTCAACCAGCGGTTCGCCGAAGAGCGCCCGGACGTGCCCCTGCATCTTGGCGTGACCGAGGCGGGATTGCCGCCGGATGGCATCATCAAGACCCGCATCGCATTCGAGCAGCTCATCAGCCGCGGCATCGGCGACACCATCCGGGTGTCCCTGACCGTGCCCAACGCGCGCAAGGGCGAGGAGATCGTGGCCGGACGCGAGATCCTGGCCGACATCGCCGAGGGCCGGGTGCGCAGCGTCGTGGACTACGGCCTCGACTCCCTGAACATCATCAGTTGCCCGAGCTGCTCGCGCGTGGAGAACGAGAACTTCGTGGAGCTGGCGCAGCAGGTCAAGGAGATGACCGCCTACGCCGCCGAGCACGCCATCACCATCGCGGTCATGGGTTGCCGGGTCAACGGCCCCGGCGAGACCGACGACGCCGACCTCGGCCTGTGGTGCGGGCCGCGGTTCGTCAACCTGAAGCGCGGCAGCGAACCGCTGGGAGCGTTCCCGTACGACGAGATCCTGCCGCGCCTCAAGGACGAACTGGACGGAATGATCGAGGAGCGGGGAGGCGCTCTGGACTGA
- a CDS encoding tRNA-dihydrouridine synthase gives MDFWHRIEKPIIGLSPMDGVTDASFRLVAARHGRPDLCMTEFTSVEGICCGADSFVRDFSYGDCERPILAQIYGRTPEAFYKVAHMVCELGFDGLDINMGCPAKNVANKGCGAGLILNPELAVTIIRAARRGIEDWAAGQRLEEVGFAPEVLERVRHMNRGRVPLPARKRIPLSVKTRVGYDKVAVDEWIPVLLGEKPAALSLHGRTLKQMYKGFADWDAIQRTVELARDLPTLILGNGDLKSMSDAVDRIRQTGVDGVLLGRGAMGNPWIFRDKQWAKDTLAGIAPASGHGLDVSREERTRVLLEHSRHFESLWGERRFHAMRKHLAWYCKGFRGAAQWRAQMVRARNAEEVARIVGAA, from the coding sequence ATGGACTTCTGGCACCGCATCGAAAAACCCATTATCGGTCTCTCGCCCATGGACGGCGTCACCGACGCCTCCTTTCGCCTGGTGGCGGCACGGCACGGCCGCCCCGACCTGTGCATGACCGAGTTCACCAGCGTGGAAGGCATCTGCTGCGGCGCGGACAGCTTCGTGCGCGACTTCTCCTACGGCGACTGCGAACGGCCCATCCTGGCGCAGATCTACGGACGCACGCCCGAGGCGTTCTACAAGGTGGCGCACATGGTCTGCGAGCTCGGGTTCGATGGCCTGGACATCAATATGGGGTGTCCGGCCAAGAACGTTGCCAACAAGGGATGCGGCGCCGGGCTCATCCTCAACCCGGAACTGGCGGTGACCATCATCCGCGCCGCCCGCCGGGGTATCGAAGACTGGGCCGCGGGGCAGCGCTTGGAGGAAGTGGGTTTCGCTCCCGAAGTGCTGGAGAGGGTCCGCCACATGAATCGCGGGCGCGTCCCTCTCCCTGCCCGGAAAAGGATCCCGCTCTCGGTCAAGACCCGGGTGGGGTACGACAAGGTAGCGGTGGACGAGTGGATCCCGGTGCTGCTCGGGGAAAAACCTGCCGCCCTCTCCCTGCACGGACGGACCCTGAAGCAGATGTACAAGGGGTTCGCGGATTGGGACGCCATCCAACGCACGGTGGAGCTGGCGCGGGACCTGCCGACGCTGATCCTCGGCAACGGCGACCTGAAGTCCATGTCGGACGCGGTGGACCGGATCCGGCAGACCGGGGTCGACGGCGTGCTCCTCGGGCGCGGGGCCATGGGGAACCCGTGGATCTTCCGCGACAAGCAGTGGGCCAAGGACACCTTGGCCGGAATCGCGCCGGCGAGCGGCCACGGCCTCGACGTGAGCCGGGAGGAGCGCACTCGGGTGCTGCTGGAGCACAGCCGTCATTTCGAAAGTCTCTGGGGTGAACGGCGCTTCCACGCCATGCGCAAGCACCTGGCCTGGTACTGCAAGGGTTTTCGCGGCGCCGCG